The Bacteroidota bacterium nucleotide sequence CAGAAGCTTGGCGCGCGGGTCGATCGATTCAAAGCCGTCGCCGAATCCCCAGGCGACGAGCGACGGATGACTTCTATCCCGACGGATCATCTCTTTCAGGTAATTATCGGCAAGCGCTCGGTAGTTTTCCGTCGAGAAAATATCCGCGGGAGTTTCATACAACGGAATTTCCTCAAATGCCAGAAGACCGTACTGATCGCACAGGTCGAGCAAGTAGGGGTGGGGCGGATGGAATGAAAACCGGACAGCGTTAGCCCCGAGGTTCTTGATCAACGCAACGTCCTTCTCCATCTGCTCGTACGTCATCGCGCTTCCGTGATCGGGCGTGTCTTCTCCCCAGATCATCCCCCGCAGCGTCACGGCAGCGCCGTTCAGCATGACGCTCTGCTTCTGTTTTCCAATTGTCCGGATCCCGGTATGGATGGTGCATTCATCAACCACGACGCTGTTTTTCCCCTCCCCCGCCGCGAGGACGGCATGCAGGGTATAAAGATTCGGCTGATCCGGGCTCCACATTTTTGCCCCCGGGATCGTCACCGTCGTTTGCACCGATACGTCTTTGTTGATCCCGGGCGACAAGGAGATCGGAATGCTTTTGCCAGCCGGGAGACCGGTCGCTTTATCGGAACATTCAACCGTAAAATTCAGAACAGCTGGCCCGCCATGATCGCCGCTGAAAAGTTTAGAAAAGTCGCGTCCGGAAATTACAGCATGGACATTCAGCTTGACCATTTTCGGGTCGATGCTCTCTGTTTCGGAAACGAGGTCATCGATCCATACGAGCGGTGTCGCAACCAAAAAAACGTCGCGAAAAATACCTCCATAGTTTTTCCATCCGCCGATCTGCTGACGAAGCGGAAGAGTGCTTCTGGAGTTCAGGGTATTGTCGACAACGATGCGAATGACATTCTCACTCCCGAACTGAATGGTATTTTCCGGCACGAGAAAAGAAAAGGAGGTGTATCCGCCTTCGTGCTTTCCGACAAAAACTTCGTTGAGATAAATCTCCGCCTGGTAATTGATCCCATAGGCCACAAATTTGAAGCTGTGGGAAGCGAGCAGTGCCGGCGGGAGGTCGAATTTCCTGGTGAAGATCACTTTCCCCTCAATATCGAACGCGGATGGAACGAGAACTTCTTTCCACGTTGCCCCTTCATCCGTCGAACAATTCCATCTCCCGGACAGGTCTACAACAGACCTGGAGGGGGACGAATAATTAAGGATATCGGGCCGGGATTTTCTCCCGTTTTCGAAAATAAAGGTCTTTGAGGGAGCGAGAGTTGGTGCCGCGAGAAGAAAAACCAGTGCCAGGAGATAGCGACGGGATGAGATTTGCAATAATGGACTCAAAATATTTGGAGAAAAACGTGTGTTTTCGAGGATTTAGGGAACACGAACCCTTTATTCGGGATAATATAATACATCTGAGGCCGAAAAGCAATCAAAAAAAAATGCTCTAAGTCTATAATTTACATAAGCTTAGAGCATCTTAGGAATGTATACGTCGAGAGCAGGAGGCAGATTATAGCCGTTATTGCTAGTTTCTAGCCCCGGCTACAATTGCTGAAAACGAATCCGCCTTGAGGCAAGCTCCCCCCACAAGAGCGCCGTCAATATCTTGCTGACCTAAAAGTTCCTTTGCATTCTCGGGTTTCACGCTCCCGCCGTATTGAATAATTAGCTTTTCTGCAACAGGCCATGAATACAATTGTGCAACAAGCTTTCGAATCAACTGATGAACTTCTTCTGCCTGCTGAGTCGTCGCCGTTTTACCGGTGCCGATCGCCCACACCGGCTCGTAAGCAACGATCACGCGAGCGAGGTCGGCCTCTGTCAGGCCGGCAAGGACGCCCTTCACCTGAGCCGTGATGACTTTATCAGTGATCCCCTTCTCCCGTTCTTCCAGCGTCTCCCCGACGCAGATGATCGATCTCAATCCTGCAGCGAGGACCTTCTTGGCTTTTTGATTGATGAGATCATTCGACTCGTGGAAATATTGACGCCGCTCCGAATGGCCGACGATGACATATTCGCAGCCGACCGACTTCAGCATCTTGATCGACACTTCGCCGGTATACGCCCCGTCGTCATGAACGGACACGTCCTGAGCCCCCAGTTTTATCGAACTCCCCTTCACGAGCTGCTGTGCGACCACCAGGGAAGTATACGGTGG carries:
- the tpiA gene encoding triose-phosphate isomerase, whose product is MRNKVIAGNWKMNKDVFETAELINSLKSLVGSGKAEVIICPPYTSLVVAQQLVKGSSIKLGAQDVSVHDDGAYTGEVSIKMLKSVGCEYVIVGHSERRQYFHESNDLINQKAKKVLAAGLRSIICVGETLEEREKGITDKVITAQVKGVLAGLTEADLARVIVAYEPVWAIGTGKTATTQQAEEVHQLIRKLVAQLYSWPVAEKLIIQYGGSVKPENAKELLGQQDIDGALVGGACLKADSFSAIVAGARN
- a CDS encoding glycoside hydrolase family 2 TIM barrel-domain containing protein, which translates into the protein MQISSRRYLLALVFLLAAPTLAPSKTFIFENGRKSRPDILNYSSPSRSVVDLSGRWNCSTDEGATWKEVLVPSAFDIEGKVIFTRKFDLPPALLASHSFKFVAYGINYQAEIYLNEVFVGKHEGGYTSFSFLVPENTIQFGSENVIRIVVDNTLNSRSTLPLRQQIGGWKNYGGIFRDVFLVATPLVWIDDLVSETESIDPKMVKLNVHAVISGRDFSKLFSGDHGGPAVLNFTVECSDKATGLPAGKSIPISLSPGINKDVSVQTTVTIPGAKMWSPDQPNLYTLHAVLAAGEGKNSVVVDECTIHTGIRTIGKQKQSVMLNGAAVTLRGMIWGEDTPDHGSAMTYEQMEKDVALIKNLGANAVRFSFHPPHPYLLDLCDQYGLLAFEEIPLYETPADIFSTENYRALADNYLKEMIRRDRSHPSLVAWGFGDGFESIDPRAKLLLDQLQGTARSMDSRLTYYISLSLDDVQNSSLVDLAGVRLVNADLKGFTSSLQRWKASHPEQPLIVGQYGKAVETGNRNGYSDPMSQEAQARYLFQRYDAIKGSNIAASFVWSFSDWRGDRPMLSVQSNTPDLYTQGIVEFNREKKVSYDVVRSMFLGEKIAALPVGTHSTSSPVSYVLLGLVLLILFFWLLNSDRRFREGVFRALRRPYNFYADIRDQRILSNLHTAILSAIVAVTFAIVVSSVLYHFRTSMVLDYILTMFITSDSLKAIIIELIWHPIQCIAYCGLVCFAWMFIVMVLVQFLSFFVRTKVYLFHSYSVAVWSTLPMVIFIPLGMILYRVMESEVYVVPVLVIFGAVMVWILFRTLKGISIIYDSSSVKIYAIAIVVFAVLGLLWYGYFDYAHATMAYIHFMMSTVVPAAN